From one Formosa sediminum genomic stretch:
- a CDS encoding PepSY domain-containing protein, translating into MTISIWRYSHLALAVSSFVFIVLASLTGVILAFEPISNQVQPYRVKDFDEVSLAETIQHLKANYIEILNVDVDANGFVSAVVITESGDAETFYIDPRTGHKIGDIIEKAPLFQWTTNFHRSLFLKSTGRIFIGVTSFLLFLIAVSGTVLIVKRQRSFKRFFSKIVNENFSQYYHVVLGRLSLIPIVVITLTGVYLSLYRFDLLPKETLTHNVDFDAISETPKRELHNQPIFRDTKLSDVRSVEFPFSEFVEDCYTLQLQDREVLVNQYTGEILSESKYPFIALASRLSINLHTGQGSIIWALILAVACLNILFFVYSGFVMTFKRRKGKLKNKFKKDNAKFVILIGSENGSTLQYANMLHAQLLKLGESSFIAELNAFSTYKQCEHLVVITATYGQGEAPENANKFNSIFKTISSDHAYSFSVVGFGSLAYKDFCKYAFDVDTLLQSDPNAVQLLAPFTIHNKSFEAYTQWINLWSKKVGLQIKLDGDDVLQEKKRKRTFIVLEKTVASDNPDDTFTMVLKSKFGAPRFKSGDLLAIQPEAKSAERLYSVGKVNQTVFLSVKRQELGLCSNFLNNLKPNDVIKARLIKNKEFRISKRTKHVLMIANGTGIAPFVGMIHQSATNQNMQLYWGGRQPVSFDIYKPFIENSLNTGKLKKLEIAYSQNESTKVYVQHVLERDAEQVALVLKQKGVILICGSIAMQKDVLKVLETICDRYLEYPLSVYKSNGQLKLDCY; encoded by the coding sequence ATGACAATTTCAATATGGAGATATAGCCACCTAGCATTGGCTGTATCTTCTTTTGTTTTTATAGTGTTGGCTTCATTAACAGGGGTCATTTTAGCGTTCGAGCCTATTTCTAATCAGGTTCAGCCGTATCGTGTAAAAGATTTTGATGAGGTTTCGTTAGCTGAAACGATTCAGCATTTAAAAGCAAATTATATTGAAATATTAAACGTCGATGTTGATGCTAATGGATTTGTGTCTGCAGTTGTAATTACAGAATCTGGAGATGCAGAAACTTTTTACATTGATCCTAGAACAGGTCATAAAATTGGCGATATTATAGAAAAAGCTCCTTTGTTTCAATGGACAACAAACTTTCATCGTTCATTGTTTTTAAAATCTACAGGGCGAATTTTTATCGGGGTAACTTCTTTTTTATTGTTTTTAATTGCTGTTTCAGGTACCGTACTTATAGTAAAAAGACAACGTAGCTTTAAACGTTTTTTTAGTAAAATAGTTAATGAAAATTTTTCTCAATATTACCACGTTGTCTTGGGTAGATTGTCTTTAATTCCTATTGTAGTTATAACACTTACAGGCGTATATTTATCGCTATATAGGTTTGATTTATTACCAAAGGAAACACTAACGCATAATGTAGATTTTGATGCCATTTCCGAAACTCCTAAACGAGAATTACACAATCAACCTATTTTTAGAGACACCAAACTTTCTGATGTTAGAAGTGTAGAATTTCCGTTTTCCGAATTTGTAGAAGATTGCTATACTCTTCAACTACAGGATCGCGAAGTTTTAGTGAATCAGTATACGGGTGAAATTTTAAGTGAATCTAAATATCCGTTTATAGCCCTTGCATCCCGGTTAAGTATTAATTTACATACAGGGCAAGGCAGTATTATTTGGGCTTTAATTTTAGCTGTTGCTTGTTTAAATATCTTGTTTTTCGTGTACTCTGGTTTTGTAATGACTTTTAAACGACGTAAAGGCAAACTAAAAAATAAGTTTAAAAAAGACAATGCAAAATTTGTAATTCTAATAGGGTCTGAAAACGGAAGTACCTTGCAATATGCTAATATGTTGCATGCGCAATTATTAAAGTTGGGAGAATCTAGTTTTATTGCCGAACTTAATGCGTTTTCTACCTATAAACAATGCGAACATTTGGTTGTTATCACAGCAACATATGGTCAGGGTGAAGCTCCGGAAAACGCGAATAAATTCAATAGTATTTTTAAAACAATTTCATCAGATCATGCTTATAGTTTTTCAGTAGTTGGTTTTGGGTCTTTAGCATATAAAGATTTTTGTAAATATGCTTTTGATGTGGACACATTATTGCAGTCAGATCCCAATGCGGTTCAACTTTTGGCTCCATTTACCATCCATAACAAATCTTTTGAAGCCTATACACAATGGATAAATTTATGGTCTAAAAAAGTAGGATTACAAATTAAATTAGATGGTGATGATGTCTTACAAGAGAAGAAAAGAAAACGAACCTTCATTGTATTAGAAAAAACTGTTGCAAGCGATAATCCAGACGACACGTTTACCATGGTGTTAAAGTCTAAATTTGGAGCACCTCGATTTAAATCTGGAGATTTATTAGCCATTCAGCCTGAAGCAAAAAGTGCTGAACGTTTATATTCTGTAGGTAAAGTAAACCAAACTGTGTTTTTAAGTGTTAAACGTCAAGAACTAGGTTTATGTTCAAACTTTTTAAACAATTTAAAGCCTAACGATGTTATAAAAGCAAGACTTATAAAAAATAAAGAGTTCAGAATTTCTAAGCGCACTAAACACGTCTTAATGATTGCTAACGGAACAGGTATTGCACCCTTTGTAGGAATGATTCATCAAAGTGCAACAAATCAGAATATGCAGTTATATTGGGGTGGTAGACAACCTGTGTCTTTCGATATATATAAACCTTTTATAGAAAATAGTTTAAATACAGGAAAACTAAAAAAATTAGAAATAGCATATTCGCAAAACGAGTCTACAAAAGTATATGTGCAGCATGTATTGGAGCGCGATGCAGAACAAGTGGCATTAGTTTTAAAGCAAAAAGGGGTGATTTTAATTTGCGGTTCTATAGCCATGCAAAAGGATGTGCTTAAAGTTCTTGAAACAATATGCGACCGCTATTTAGAATATCCGCTAAGTGTGTATAAATCTAATGGGCAACTTAAGTTAGACTGTTATTAA
- the pheS gene encoding phenylalanine--tRNA ligase subunit alpha, whose translation MIDKIKELIAEAEAFKAQSKDEVEAFRIKYLGKKGLLNEYFAEFKNVANDQKKEFGQVINQLKNTAQERVEALKAELESHEEAKGIYGDLSRPAEPISIGARHPISIVKNQIIDIFSTIGFNVSEGPEIEDDWHNFTALNLPEYHPARDMQDTFFIQTNPDVLLRTHTSSVQVRYMENNAPPIRTISPGRVYRNEAISARSHCFFHQVEGLYIDKDVSFADLKQTLQYFTTEMFGKSKIRLRPSYFPFTEPSAEIDVYWGLETESDYRITKGTGWLEIGGCGMVDPNVLENCKIDSKVYSGFAFGVGIDRIAMLLHQINDIRLLSENDVRFLEQFKSTI comes from the coding sequence ATGATTGATAAAATAAAAGAACTTATTGCTGAAGCAGAAGCATTTAAAGCACAGTCTAAAGACGAAGTGGAAGCATTCCGTATTAAATACTTAGGTAAAAAAGGATTGTTAAACGAATATTTTGCTGAGTTTAAAAACGTTGCTAACGACCAAAAGAAAGAATTCGGACAAGTTATTAATCAGCTAAAAAACACAGCACAAGAACGTGTAGAAGCTTTAAAAGCAGAGTTAGAAAGTCATGAAGAGGCAAAAGGAATTTATGGCGATTTATCTAGACCAGCAGAACCTATTTCTATTGGTGCACGTCATCCGATTTCAATTGTAAAAAATCAAATAATAGATATTTTTTCAACCATAGGTTTTAATGTAAGTGAAGGTCCAGAAATTGAAGATGATTGGCATAATTTCACTGCACTAAACTTGCCAGAATATCATCCAGCAAGAGACATGCAGGATACGTTTTTTATACAAACCAATCCAGATGTATTATTAAGAACACATACCAGTTCTGTTCAAGTGCGTTATATGGAAAATAATGCACCTCCAATTCGTACAATTTCTCCTGGGCGTGTGTACAGAAATGAAGCCATTTCGGCACGTTCTCACTGTTTCTTTCATCAGGTAGAGGGGTTGTACATAGATAAAGATGTAAGCTTTGCAGATTTAAAACAAACGCTTCAGTATTTTACCACAGAGATGTTCGGAAAATCAAAAATTCGTTTACGTCCGTCTTACTTTCCGTTTACTGAACCAAGCGCCGAAATTGATGTGTATTGGGGCTTAGAAACAGAGTCTGATTACCGTATAACTAAAGGTACCGGTTGGTTAGAAATTGGTGGATGTGGTATGGTAGACCCTAATGTTTTAGAAAATTGTAAAATAGATTCTAAAGTGTATTCTGGTTTTGCTTTTGGAGTAGGAATAGACCGTATTGCAATGTTATTACACCAAATAAATGACATTCGTTTATTAAGTGAAAACGATGTGCGTTTCTTAGAACAATTTAAGTCTACCATATAA
- a CDS encoding CvpA family protein produces the protein MTLLDIILAVILLFGLIRGFINGLFVEIASLLALVIGIFGAIHFSAFTATLFEDKVDWEDNYVSIVAFAVTFIVIVLVIGLAGKALTKLADFAFLGMLNKLLGGVFGLLKLGLIASIALNIFGNLNNTIPFMDKKDIDKSILYEPVLAISTKLYPAIKAKVDEKKKDILTKDKD, from the coding sequence ATGACTTTATTAGATATTATTCTTGCAGTAATCCTCTTATTCGGACTAATACGAGGGTTTATTAACGGTCTCTTTGTTGAAATTGCATCTCTACTCGCTTTAGTTATAGGTATTTTTGGAGCGATTCACTTTAGTGCTTTTACGGCAACCCTTTTTGAGGATAAAGTAGATTGGGAAGATAATTATGTTAGTATTGTAGCCTTTGCTGTAACATTTATCGTTATTGTTTTAGTTATTGGGTTAGCTGGTAAAGCCCTAACCAAACTAGCCGATTTTGCATTTTTAGGTATGCTTAACAAACTTTTAGGAGGTGTTTTTGGATTGCTTAAACTTGGGTTAATTGCAAGTATTGCTCTAAATATTTTTGGCAACTTAAACAATACCATTCCTTTTATGGACAAAAAAGACATAGACAAATCTATACTTTACGAACCGGTATTAGCTATTTCTACAAAGCTTTATCCCGCAATTAAAGCAAAGGTAGATGAGAAGAAAAAAGATATCTTAACTAAAGATAAAGATTAA
- a CDS encoding ankyrin repeat domain-containing protein: MKKIGLKHAFLGAFLALGVVTQAQQTNVFLERDFWATNPTIETIDLKIKEGNDPAKLNERSFDAVATAILGDAPITTIKYLLSKEGNDVNKLTHDGRTYIFWAANKGNVELMEYLLKQGARTDISDDHGYNLLNFAATGGQKNTKVYDLCLANGLKLTDVNHDGANALLLVSQRATDFSTINYFTAKGLDLNSKDAHGNGIFNYVAKSGNTDMLDQLIAKGVDYKNLNNDGGNAMIFASAGGRGPANSLDVFKYLESKGIQANVTTKTGVTPLHGLAGKSKDQEVITYFLAKGVDVNQSDQNGDTPFLKAAAANDVAIIKLLQPKLKDINAANKKGATALALAVQNNNTEMVSYLLNQGANINMVDANGNNLTAYLFESFSPRNKDDFKPKLELLTSKGLDITKPQANGDTLYHLALNHNGLGLLKLAAKHNVDINAKNSEGITPLLKAAMSAKNDKVLKYLLENGADKMVTTEFEETAFDLASENELLKANNININFLK; the protein is encoded by the coding sequence ATGAAAAAGATAGGATTAAAACATGCATTTTTAGGAGCCTTTTTAGCTCTAGGAGTAGTAACACAAGCACAACAAACAAATGTGTTTTTAGAGCGCGATTTTTGGGCAACAAATCCAACAATTGAAACTATTGATTTAAAAATTAAAGAAGGTAATGATCCTGCAAAACTTAATGAGAGAAGTTTTGATGCTGTTGCAACTGCCATTTTAGGAGATGCGCCGATAACTACTATAAAATATTTACTTTCTAAAGAAGGGAACGATGTTAATAAGTTAACTCACGATGGTCGTACTTATATCTTTTGGGCAGCTAATAAAGGAAATGTAGAACTTATGGAATACCTATTAAAGCAAGGTGCTAGAACAGATATTTCTGATGATCACGGTTATAATTTATTGAATTTTGCTGCGACAGGTGGTCAAAAAAACACGAAAGTATACGATCTATGTTTAGCAAACGGATTAAAATTAACAGATGTAAATCATGATGGTGCAAATGCTTTGTTATTAGTCTCTCAACGTGCAACAGATTTTTCTACAATAAACTATTTTACAGCTAAAGGTTTAGACCTTAATAGTAAGGATGCTCACGGAAATGGTATTTTTAATTATGTAGCAAAATCTGGAAATACAGATATGCTAGATCAGTTAATTGCTAAAGGTGTAGATTATAAGAACCTAAATAATGACGGTGGAAATGCCATGATCTTTGCTAGTGCAGGTGGTCGTGGACCAGCGAATAGTTTAGATGTTTTTAAATATTTAGAATCTAAAGGTATTCAGGCTAATGTAACTACTAAAACAGGAGTAACACCTTTACATGGTTTAGCAGGTAAAAGTAAAGACCAAGAGGTTATAACCTATTTTTTAGCAAAGGGTGTAGATGTTAATCAGTCAGATCAAAATGGAGATACGCCATTTTTAAAAGCAGCAGCTGCTAACGATGTGGCTATAATTAAATTACTTCAACCCAAATTAAAAGATATTAATGCCGCTAATAAAAAAGGGGCAACAGCATTGGCTTTAGCTGTTCAAAATAATAATACAGAGATGGTATCTTATTTATTAAATCAAGGTGCAAATATTAATATGGTTGATGCTAATGGAAATAATTTAACAGCTTATTTATTTGAGTCGTTTTCACCAAGAAATAAAGATGATTTTAAACCTAAATTAGAGCTTTTAACATCTAAAGGATTAGATATTACCAAACCACAAGCTAATGGAGATACATTGTATCACTTAGCTTTAAATCACAATGGTTTAGGTTTGCTTAAATTGGCTGCAAAACATAATGTAGATATTAATGCTAAAAATTCTGAAGGAATAACACCTTTACTAAAAGCAGCAATGTCTGCCAAGAACGATAAAGTTTTAAAGTATTTATTGGAAAATGGTGCCGATAAAATGGTGACTACAGAATTTGAAGAAACAGCCTTCGATTTAGCAAGTGAGAATGAATTGTTAAAAGCGAATAACATAAACATTAACTTTTTAAAATAA
- a CDS encoding TonB-dependent receptor plug domain-containing protein, which translates to MSLNKNYILLFLILLSFNLLEAQTLKKDSLNVQTLNEVVVTGQYNPQSIQKSVHNVIVIKREQIDNQAANNLADLLNFNLNLNVVPNAQTGKSTISFFGLDAQYFNILVDNIPLVSDSGLGNNIDLTQINLDNVERIEIVEGAMGVEYGANAVSGVINIITKKTINNAWDIQAFVQEETVNDEYNWFDEGRHIQAFNIAHNINEKWMARIGFNRNAFGGFKNDKKGEDYYTNDGLRGYEWLPKTQITSNALLHYNTETFKILYKFDYFNEDLYYYDSSVRSNIDVASQTSNPSATDRIYTTNRFVNNLNLSGHTNSGVNYTANFSYQQQQRDLNTFNYYILTEEKTDNTDETYQSSKVAFSKGTINNLIKSDFYNIQLGYEARYIEGYDTQATGSETQEAKTQNQSNGALFASTELNLSDKFSVRPGLRYEYNSKFKSKLLGALSSRYLFNNGYELRANIGTSYRTPNFEELYYYFVDSNHDVQGNANLKPENGYTAFINLKKKSWINDISLTNAFKISYIDVNDKIDLAIVNESPLQYQYINIDGYKLWGLTSENRFQAQRWSFNLGATLQGISRILNNEENANDEFLYAFQLNTNVTYTIPKWHTAMSVLFKYNGKQQTYVSTGVDTNGDSLFTKSTTDGYGWMDASIKKSFLNNTFEATFGGRNLLNVINVNTSETASDGAHSTTSDALLLGYGRSFYLKLLYKLNI; encoded by the coding sequence ATGAGTCTAAATAAAAATTATATTTTACTTTTTTTAATACTACTGTCTTTTAACTTGTTAGAAGCTCAAACCCTTAAAAAAGACTCTTTAAATGTACAAACATTAAATGAAGTTGTGGTTACCGGACAATATAATCCGCAATCCATACAAAAATCTGTACATAATGTAATTGTAATTAAACGAGAACAAATAGACAATCAAGCTGCAAATAACTTGGCCGATTTACTAAACTTTAATTTAAACTTAAATGTTGTACCTAATGCCCAAACAGGTAAGTCTACCATTTCGTTTTTTGGTTTAGATGCACAATACTTTAATATACTAGTTGATAATATTCCATTAGTTAGCGATAGTGGTTTAGGAAATAATATTGATTTAACTCAAATTAATTTAGACAATGTAGAACGCATTGAAATTGTTGAAGGCGCAATGGGTGTAGAATATGGTGCTAATGCAGTGTCTGGAGTAATAAATATTATTACAAAAAAAACAATTAATAACGCTTGGGATATACAAGCTTTTGTTCAGGAAGAAACTGTTAACGATGAATACAATTGGTTTGATGAAGGACGTCACATTCAAGCCTTTAACATTGCTCATAATATTAATGAAAAATGGATGGCTCGTATAGGTTTTAACCGCAATGCTTTTGGAGGTTTTAAAAATGATAAAAAAGGCGAAGACTATTACACAAATGATGGTTTAAGAGGTTATGAATGGCTACCCAAAACACAAATAACAAGCAATGCCCTATTACATTACAATACTGAAACCTTTAAAATCTTATATAAATTTGATTATTTTAATGAAGATTTGTATTACTACGACAGCTCTGTACGATCAAATATAGATGTAGCATCTCAAACTAGTAACCCATCTGCAACAGACAGAATATATACCACAAACAGGTTTGTAAATAATTTAAATCTCTCAGGACACACCAATTCTGGAGTAAATTACACTGCAAATTTTTCATATCAGCAACAACAACGCGATCTAAATACTTTTAATTATTACATTCTCACTGAAGAGAAAACAGATAATACAGATGAAACCTACCAATCCAGTAAAGTTGCTTTCTCTAAAGGTACCATAAATAATTTAATAAAAAGTGATTTTTACAATATTCAATTAGGGTACGAAGCTAGATATATAGAAGGTTACGACACTCAAGCAACAGGATCTGAAACTCAAGAAGCCAAAACACAAAATCAGAGTAATGGTGCACTATTTGCTTCTACCGAATTAAATCTATCAGATAAGTTTTCTGTAAGACCAGGCTTACGATACGAATACAATTCTAAATTTAAATCTAAGCTACTAGGTGCTTTAAGTTCACGTTATTTATTCAATAATGGGTATGAGCTTCGAGCAAACATAGGAACATCTTATAGAACTCCAAATTTTGAAGAGCTCTACTATTACTTCGTCGATTCTAATCATGATGTACAAGGCAATGCTAATTTAAAACCTGAAAATGGTTATACTGCTTTCATCAATCTAAAAAAGAAAAGTTGGATTAATGACATCTCGCTAACTAATGCATTTAAAATTAGTTATATAGATGTTAATGATAAAATTGATTTGGCTATTGTAAACGAGTCGCCTTTACAATACCAATACATTAATATAGATGGGTATAAACTTTGGGGATTAACATCTGAAAATCGATTTCAAGCCCAACGTTGGAGTTTTAATCTAGGTGCCACTTTACAAGGAATTTCTAGAATTTTAAACAATGAAGAAAATGCTAATGATGAATTCTTATACGCCTTTCAACTAAACACAAATGTAACCTACACGATACCTAAATGGCATACCGCTATGAGTGTGTTATTTAAATACAATGGAAAACAACAAACCTATGTATCCACAGGTGTAGACACAAATGGAGATTCTCTATTTACTAAATCCACTACAGATGGCTATGGTTGGATGGATGCTTCAATAAAAAAATCATTTTTGAACAATACATTCGAAGCCACATTTGGAGGTAGAAACCTTTTAAATGTAATTAATGTAAATACCTCTGAAACCGCTAGTGACGGCGCTCACAGTACTACTAGCGATGCATTGTTATTAGGTTACGGCCGATCTTTTTATCTAAAACTATTATACAAATTAAATATTTAA
- a CDS encoding DUF2271 domain-containing protein — MRKFSVIKTVCALALVAFTFYAFKPVVAASKYKCMIQMTNYTGEGAYVVISLINPEGEYEKTLYMQGDDDEWYNDLTSWFDFYGKKRNDIDAITGATVAGGQRSINVIEIDDSKIDSGYSIRFESAVEDQEYYEQDVQFKLTSASVKSKVEGKGFIRYIRMIPN; from the coding sequence ATGCGTAAATTTTCAGTAATAAAAACAGTTTGTGCTTTAGCTTTAGTTGCATTTACATTTTATGCGTTTAAACCAGTTGTGGCAGCATCTAAATATAAATGTATGATACAAATGACAAATTATACAGGCGAAGGTGCATATGTTGTAATTTCATTAATTAATCCAGAAGGAGAGTACGAAAAAACTTTGTATATGCAAGGTGATGATGATGAATGGTATAACGATTTAACATCTTGGTTTGATTTTTATGGAAAAAAACGCAACGATATTGATGCGATAACAGGAGCCACTGTAGCAGGAGGACAACGTAGTATAAATGTGATTGAAATAGACGATTCAAAAATAGATTCTGGATACAGTATTCGTTTTGAATCTGCTGTAGAAGATCAAGAATATTACGAACAAGATGTGCAATTTAAATTAACATCTGCCAGTGTAAAAAGTAAAGTAGAAGGTAAAGGATTTATACGTTATATACGTATGATTCCTAATTAA
- a CDS encoding DUF6607 family protein, with protein sequence MKKIVPLIILITGFTFYSASAQKSKTQDQNAIKNMCGCFEVTFNFAETFNYVNDSTYVPSEVKHDKGLEWVQLVEDSDKKIVLQHLLIVGNPSSPHIVKHWRQDWEYENTDLYVYNGDNNWIYKSLPKSDVKGQWSQKVFQVDDSPRYEGSSSWVHVDGKSYWENTTTAPLPRREYTKRSDYNITLRRNRQEITNTGWIHDQDNDKLLRVAGKEDVVIAQEKGFNTYTKVDDSKCAAAQDYWKKTSAKWALVRTKWDEVFSRNKDLNLEEKVDNKQLYKYLFSDTEYQNKADIDTVIESFVKQ encoded by the coding sequence ATGAAAAAAATAGTACCATTAATAATCCTTATAACAGGTTTTACATTTTATTCTGCTTCAGCTCAAAAAAGTAAAACACAGGACCAAAACGCCATTAAAAACATGTGCGGTTGTTTTGAAGTGACTTTTAATTTTGCAGAAACATTTAATTATGTAAACGATTCTACATACGTGCCCTCAGAAGTTAAGCACGATAAAGGTTTAGAGTGGGTGCAACTAGTTGAAGATAGTGATAAAAAAATAGTATTACAGCATTTATTAATTGTTGGAAACCCTAGTAGTCCACATATTGTAAAACATTGGAGACAAGATTGGGAATACGAAAACACAGATTTATATGTGTATAATGGCGATAATAATTGGATTTATAAAAGCCTTCCTAAAAGCGATGTAAAGGGACAATGGTCTCAGAAAGTATTTCAAGTAGATGATAGTCCGCGTTACGAAGGGTCGTCTTCATGGGTACATGTAGATGGTAAAAGCTATTGGGAAAACACAACTACTGCACCACTACCACGTAGAGAATATACAAAACGTAGTGATTATAATATCACCTTAAGACGAAACCGTCAAGAAATAACAAATACAGGATGGATTCACGATCAAGATAACGATAAACTGTTACGTGTAGCTGGTAAAGAAGATGTTGTAATTGCTCAAGAAAAAGGATTTAATACTTATACTAAAGTAGACGATAGTAAATGTGCTGCTGCACAAGATTATTGGAAAAAAACAAGTGCAAAATGGGCTTTGGTGCGCACTAAATGGGATGAAGTGTTTTCTAGAAACAAAGATTTAAATTTAGAAGAAAAAGTGGACAATAAACAATTATATAAATATCTGTTTTCTGATACAGAATACCAAAATAAAGCAGATATTGACACTGTAATAGAATCGTTTGTAAAACAATAG
- a CDS encoding NAD(P)H-dependent glycerol-3-phosphate dehydrogenase — translation MSKELKYAVFGAGSWATAIVKILCENLDEVGWYMRSVYTKEHLLKEQHNPNYLSSVEFNTDELILSNDINEIANYADLLIFAIPSAFMQSELEKITIDISNKIVVSAVKGIIPESGLLVGEHFHKVYNVSFNNIAVIAGPCHAEEVALERLSYLTISCADSKKAKAIAKNFSSNYIKTKISDDVIGTEYAVMLKNIYAIAAGIAHGLGYGDNFQSVLMSNAIREMKRFIKKMHKMKRNINNSAYLGDLLVTGYSVFSRNRMFGNMIGKGYTVKSAQMEMSMVAEGYYATKSAQLLNDKNARKTKLPIINAVYEILYEGKDPKKTFTKLTDKLD, via the coding sequence ATGAGTAAAGAATTAAAATATGCTGTATTTGGTGCAGGTAGTTGGGCTACCGCTATTGTAAAAATACTTTGTGAAAATCTTGACGAAGTAGGTTGGTACATGCGTAGTGTTTATACTAAAGAACATTTATTAAAAGAGCAACATAACCCTAATTATTTAAGTTCGGTAGAGTTTAATACAGATGAACTTATATTAAGTAACGATATAAACGAAATTGCGAATTACGCAGACCTATTAATTTTTGCAATTCCTTCTGCCTTTATGCAGAGTGAGTTAGAAAAAATAACCATAGATATCTCTAATAAAATTGTAGTTTCTGCGGTTAAGGGTATTATTCCTGAATCTGGCTTATTAGTTGGCGAACACTTTCATAAAGTTTATAATGTATCGTTTAACAATATTGCAGTAATTGCTGGGCCTTGTCACGCAGAAGAAGTAGCATTAGAGCGTTTATCTTATTTAACTATTTCTTGCGCCGATTCTAAAAAGGCGAAAGCTATTGCTAAAAACTTTTCAAGTAATTATATTAAAACTAAAATTAGCGACGATGTTATTGGTACAGAATACGCAGTTATGCTAAAAAACATCTATGCTATTGCTGCCGGAATTGCTCATGGTTTAGGCTATGGTGATAATTTCCAAAGTGTATTAATGAGTAATGCTATTAGAGAAATGAAACGCTTTATTAAAAAGATGCATAAAATGAAGCGCAACATTAATAACTCTGCATATTTAGGCGATTTATTAGTTACAGGATACTCGGTCTTTTCTAGAAATAGAATGTTTGGAAATATGATAGGTAAAGGCTATACCGTAAAATCTGCACAGATGGAAATGAGCATGGTTGCTGAAGGATATTACGCTACAAAAAGTGCACAATTATTAAACGATAAGAATGCGCGTAAAACCAAGCTTCCAATAATTAATGCCGTTTATGAAATTTTATACGAAGGAAAAGATCCAAAAAAGACGTTTACTAAACTCACCGATAAATTAGATTAG